The following coding sequences lie in one Xanthomonas hortorum pv. pelargonii genomic window:
- a CDS encoding helix-turn-helix domain-containing protein — MPKPKTPATVYGTRLRHARMAMGWTQAELAERIGMVDSVSGATRVSRYETGQHDPDPATAEALAKALDLPVAYFHATSDLLAEVILLVAKLPAAKQKEALKRLREIAESAEG; from the coding sequence ATGCCCAAACCCAAGACACCGGCCACGGTCTATGGCACGCGTCTGCGCCATGCGCGGATGGCCATGGGCTGGACACAAGCCGAGCTGGCGGAGCGCATTGGGATGGTGGACTCGGTGTCGGGAGCCACGCGCGTGAGCCGCTACGAGACGGGGCAACATGACCCGGACCCTGCGACGGCTGAGGCCTTAGCAAAGGCGCTGGATTTGCCGGTGGCTTACTTTCATGCGACGTCAGACCTCCTCGCGGAGGTCATTCTGCTGGTCGCCAAGCTTCCCGCCGCGAAGCAAAAAGAAGCACTGAAACGTTTGCGCGAAATTGCGGAGTCAGCTGAAGGCTGA